A window of Elusimicrobiota bacterium contains these coding sequences:
- a CDS encoding LysM peptidoglycan-binding domain-containing protein yields the protein MRFRNSSFILLITFSVLIAGKILVYAAFEDPCSNARVRAMGNAYSAVGDDINSLMLNPAGLGQMHRKEITVFYGQLHTGLTQLGSSIGHGMVSYVQYLEDIGTYGVGWANLGLADAYQENTVILSYGRKLGSSFFAGASLKYLRVDYAQDGYTLRDPVFNSNTRMGAGNVGVDLGILSRMDSNFSFGLSLLDVNQPNIGIIETVGVPLTIRGGVSYRNMIITACADVVVRQGNYQLNAGFENWIGNNFAVRTGLGIGNRDYREVSAGIGYITSLMSFDYAFTYPLAGIQGVMGTHLLSVTLSFGYRLPIEERIKYHFGMASEYIKNQEYELAIVEYRRVLQLDPWNKVAEEGISSAHAKMRESEQFLKEALEKARQSAEDATRAAEEAQRQAEQMGKVKVLQVERPRETDSGPRTYVVRQGDTLQSIAEELYNNPQKWMEIYELNKDKIIKGNITPGDVLILP from the coding sequence ATGAGGTTTAGAAACAGTAGTTTTATATTATTAATAACATTTAGTGTTTTAATAGCGGGTAAAATACTGGTGTACGCTGCGTTTGAGGATCCGTGCAGTAATGCGCGTGTACGCGCAATGGGGAATGCTTATAGCGCAGTAGGGGATGATATTAATTCGTTGATGTTAAATCCTGCGGGGTTAGGGCAAATGCATCGTAAGGAAATAACGGTATTTTATGGGCAGTTGCATACAGGATTGACACAGTTGGGAAGTTCGATCGGGCATGGGATGGTAAGTTATGTACAGTATCTTGAAGATATAGGTACATACGGTGTTGGCTGGGCAAATTTGGGGTTAGCCGATGCGTATCAGGAAAATACGGTTATACTTTCTTATGGCCGTAAGTTAGGGTCGTCGTTTTTTGCAGGTGCCTCATTAAAGTATTTACGGGTGGATTATGCACAGGATGGTTATACGTTAAGGGATCCTGTGTTTAATAGTAACACAAGAATGGGTGCCGGGAATGTAGGGGTGGATCTCGGGATATTGTCCAGGATGGATAGTAATTTTAGTTTTGGTTTATCCTTGCTTGATGTTAACCAGCCGAATATCGGAATTATAGAAACTGTTGGCGTACCGTTGACTATACGTGGAGGTGTTTCGTACCGTAATATGATAATTACCGCATGTGCGGATGTCGTTGTTCGTCAGGGAAATTATCAGCTTAACGCAGGGTTCGAAAACTGGATTGGCAATAATTTTGCGGTACGTACCGGATTGGGGATTGGTAACCGTGATTACCGCGAGGTAAGCGCTGGGATCGGGTATATCACGTCGCTTATGTCGTTCGACTATGCGTTTACTTATCCGCTAGCCGGTATACAGGGTGTTATGGGTACACATTTGTTGTCAGTAACTTTGAGTTTCGGGTACCGTTTACCTATAGAAGAACGGATAAAATATCATTTTGGTATGGCGTCAGAGTATATCAAAAACCAGGAGTATGAACTTGCAATTGTTGAATACCGCAGGGTTTTACAGCTTGATCCGTGGAATAAAGTCGCGGAGGAAGGGATATCTTCAGCCCACGCTAAAATGCGTGAAAGTGAACAGTTCCTGAAGGAAGCGTTAGAGAAAGCGAGGCAGTCAGCTGAGGATGCTACCCGTGCGGCGGAGGAAGCGCAGAGACAGGCGGAGCAAATGGGGAAGGTTAAAGTTTTGCAGGTGGAACGGCCTAGAGAAACAGATTCCGGGCCAAGGACGTATGTTGTCCGGCAAGGTGATACTTTGCAGTCAATAGCAGAAGAATTGTATAATAACCCGCAAAAGTGGATGGAGATATACGAATTGAATAAAGATAAGATTATTAAGGGGAACATCACGCCCGGTGATGTTTTGATATTACCATAG
- a CDS encoding gliding motility-associated C-terminal domain-containing protein has product MTYKKWFVLLFIVSVIFWWNGWVYSAGTWGYESIDIVAQTGQNTSIQLDSLGYPHIAYFYQSTQTGYYFIKYAKLTDDGWLTYAVDGSTNPASAYYCSLVLDSYDIPHVVYKDLTSNDIKYATFNSGIWIIDGSVDSTTNNVGDYPSLAIDSNGSPHISYYDATNKKLKYSYYNGAEWIPAVVDNDTGAGKYSSIAVDTNSYPCISYYDDVNTNLKVARWNGSAWQLNIVDGTGSNVGKSTSIKISSNTGNVYISYTDSGLGVGAADALKYAKWNGVIWSTYTLDAGLNMEQNEQYNATDIDVDADGHPHIICWNRDFNNFRYNYYDGAAWQKYGIENLTRPMGAYPSLALDSLGRAHLSGYDYSISTKTLMYLHNDETPPGAIDTLDGLNAKYEGQLLLRWNSTGDDGKINKILGGQYQVRYTTAPEVAWDNIPYSNRVTWSTTTAPGVQSYKIIENLESGVTYYLWIRVIDRVGNLSGLSNRATAWAQFDITPPAAVTSLAVDRAGCIEGEINLTWVSVGDSGYEGNVNGKYELKYSTQSWYDYDFAAYTVSLTTTGVVPGTVQMVKLKNLLPGTTYYFWVKTLDERQNMAPKSNKVSGWVQVDITPPKVVEALSLKIVEDYKSERTVVLGWTYPGDDGTTGSIVGGKYRIKYSSNPAVNWSRYEIDRATTVLSGAMGSQLISGLRNSTSYYFWVRVLDEHANSSDIPPCTTFYIYLDVTPPGVITNLYAESGSRSGSIMLRWTAPGDDDYENNINGGKYIIKYSSLSAATWNSGENYVLYVPTSVSQGMTVIYNLTGLTMNFMYYIRIVTLDERENTGSPPDTAVSALATADLIFPGSVTDLQALTGTEEGEVVLRWTAPGDDGTYGDLSAGYWRITCSTAPEGYLWTHNEYNLELATSAVLGEQQELRIRRLLKSGTTYYIRLWVGDDTPNWSYGSNISTALALSGEAPMGFDTLQALPGIDQNQVNLSWVFTGDDYYSNDLEFGWYEFKYSKSSTAAWYDAEYTMLITTSCVSGSSQKKVITGLEPKSTYYFWIRVADEGYNWSGISNRASSWAQFDDIPPSPVGSLVVTGLAAGSKILLSWTPPGDLDYQGVLIQRRAGYSPSAPIHNEVRYSTGVYQESFIIYIGTETSFVDTDVIDYTTYYYRVYSYDEVPNYGMTIGSSYSYDTIAPERVMGFGMIQNPQGNELMLSWSKNAADDVVAYKIFRSTDNDIFDLYTTVSATVTVYSDQRLIDGRMYHYYITAIDEAGNESMQSMIQGAAPQDTAAPEKVSNVIIERLALGYAFKISWSSSTAADFVEYTLWRSTDIVDTGLFRPVLSTPYTVYTDSGLTNGVTYYYIIRARDEVPNDSMPSDIIYDHPEKVVPPGDVSNFTVVKSSAGNTLVLTWINPGDIDFLKTSIVCSTQGYITNLFSGGIIYDGKRTDFVHTNLEDNVTYYYTAISYNTSFVYTDGVSTAAYPRDIMPPETVSGLKVTVIPTGRELRLEWSSSTARDFQEYKLYRSSNNLEFGVVAVSTINHFIDLSVFNRVTYYYYITAVDEVPNESMRTDTVYAVAYDTVPPQGVDWLSCTPMVVERSLKVEWQRGVDDMEGYWLCYNKTRVPRNPSDGMLLYIGTGTAYFMFDPGEEARYYFNVFVFDDSGNYSVGVSTSYYLANIFAPPKVQGPVLTINQNDGSLVWQHNTAWDMSYFRVYRSTDAADGYVMIGVVIDKVEFYDENIAEEVTQYYKISAVDTAGNESVFSDIVYGSPSLEPLPPLGLRVTSNDGRFIIAWENVTHNIDGSVISDLGRYKIYRSNSLKGHYTEIAAVSSGTLVFNTADSYQPGQSLYYYITAWDIWGNPSEKSLVIEVTFEINLLAVSDDNVAVLRLPKTMAEKLYKENNAYQQDMGIRVSKRLMDEVGLVLYSYDFIIFKQDGGKLENYIFNEKTSPARIDFSYTNNLRRVITIASSLGNSNSDVENWLSIFYNNGVEYVKLGSKLDRVLQLVSWQTDRLGTYQLKYAERGSDFAIASVEPRKVFTPNGDGWNDEFRINVNNPRQVIITGKVYDLNSRFIATFNNIGDTLVWDGRDSENKPMIPGIYIYQVQGEDKNFNGSMVIAR; this is encoded by the coding sequence ATGACATATAAGAAATGGTTTGTTTTACTTTTTATAGTATCGGTGATATTCTGGTGGAACGGCTGGGTTTACAGCGCGGGTACTTGGGGGTATGAGTCAATTGATATTGTCGCTCAAACCGGGCAGAATACGTCAATACAGCTTGACTCTCTAGGGTATCCGCATATTGCATATTTTTATCAGAGCACGCAAACGGGTTATTATTTTATTAAATATGCAAAACTTACTGACGATGGATGGTTAACTTATGCGGTTGACGGGTCTACAAATCCGGCATCCGCGTATTACTGTTCTCTTGTACTCGATAGTTATGATATTCCTCATGTCGTCTATAAAGATTTAACAAGCAATGATATAAAATACGCGACGTTTAACAGTGGAATATGGATTATTGATGGTTCTGTGGATAGCACTACTAATAATGTCGGGGATTATCCGTCCTTAGCAATTGATTCCAACGGTTCTCCTCATATATCTTACTATGATGCTACAAATAAGAAGTTGAAGTATTCTTATTACAACGGTGCTGAATGGATACCTGCGGTGGTAGATAATGATACAGGTGCTGGGAAGTATTCAAGTATTGCCGTAGATACAAACTCGTATCCATGCATATCGTATTATGATGATGTTAATACAAATCTTAAAGTAGCACGGTGGAATGGTTCTGCCTGGCAGTTAAATATTGTCGACGGAACTGGATCAAATGTAGGGAAATCTACCTCCATAAAAATAAGTTCTAATACAGGGAATGTGTATATCAGTTATACTGATAGCGGATTAGGTGTTGGTGCTGCTGATGCGTTAAAATATGCAAAATGGAATGGTGTTATATGGTCAACTTATACACTCGATGCCGGGTTGAATATGGAACAAAACGAACAGTATAATGCTACGGATATTGATGTTGATGCAGATGGGCACCCGCATATTATCTGTTGGAACCGTGATTTTAATAATTTTAGGTATAACTATTATGATGGTGCAGCCTGGCAGAAGTATGGCATAGAAAACCTTACCCGCCCGATGGGGGCGTATCCATCGTTGGCGCTTGACAGCCTTGGGCGTGCGCATCTCAGCGGGTATGATTATTCTATCAGTACAAAAACGTTGATGTATTTGCATAATGACGAAACGCCGCCTGGTGCGATTGATACTTTAGATGGCTTGAATGCGAAATACGAAGGACAGTTGTTACTGAGATGGAATTCAACCGGTGATGATGGTAAGATTAATAAAATTCTTGGCGGGCAGTATCAGGTGAGGTATACTACTGCGCCTGAGGTTGCCTGGGATAATATTCCTTATTCCAACCGTGTTACGTGGTCTACTACTACTGCTCCTGGTGTGCAAAGTTATAAAATTATTGAAAATCTTGAATCCGGTGTTACTTATTATTTATGGATAAGGGTGATTGACCGTGTTGGTAATTTGTCAGGATTATCAAATAGAGCAACTGCGTGGGCACAGTTTGATATAACTCCGCCTGCGGCAGTTACTTCACTGGCTGTTGACCGGGCTGGGTGTATCGAAGGTGAGATCAATCTTACCTGGGTTTCTGTCGGAGATAGCGGGTATGAAGGGAATGTCAATGGTAAATATGAGTTAAAGTATTCCACTCAATCCTGGTATGACTACGATTTTGCTGCGTATACGGTTAGTTTAACAACTACAGGGGTTGTGCCTGGGACTGTGCAAATGGTAAAACTGAAGAATTTGTTGCCGGGGACAACATATTATTTTTGGGTGAAAACCCTGGATGAACGCCAGAACATGGCGCCTAAATCGAATAAGGTGTCCGGTTGGGTGCAGGTGGATATTACTCCTCCAAAAGTTGTGGAGGCACTTTCACTTAAGATAGTTGAGGATTATAAAAGTGAACGCACAGTGGTTTTAGGTTGGACTTATCCCGGAGATGATGGTACCACCGGTTCTATTGTCGGGGGAAAGTATCGCATAAAGTATTCATCAAACCCTGCAGTTAATTGGAGCCGTTACGAAATTGACCGGGCAACAACAGTTTTGTCAGGAGCTATGGGTTCACAATTGATTTCAGGGTTGAGGAATTCTACGAGTTATTACTTCTGGGTACGTGTGCTGGATGAACACGCTAATTCTTCAGATATTCCTCCGTGTACTACTTTCTATATATATCTCGATGTAACCCCTCCCGGAGTGATTACCAACTTGTATGCTGAGAGCGGGAGCAGGTCAGGGTCTATAATGTTGCGCTGGACCGCGCCGGGGGATGATGATTATGAGAATAATATTAACGGCGGGAAGTATATTATAAAGTACTCGTCATTATCCGCTGCAACGTGGAATAGCGGGGAGAATTATGTTTTATATGTCCCAACTAGTGTTTCGCAGGGTATGACTGTGATATATAACTTAACTGGTTTAACAATGAATTTTATGTATTACATACGGATTGTAACCCTGGATGAACGCGAGAATACAGGTTCTCCTCCGGATACAGCGGTTTCTGCGCTTGCAACCGCTGACCTTATATTTCCAGGAAGTGTTACTGACCTTCAGGCACTGACGGGAACTGAAGAGGGGGAAGTCGTCTTACGTTGGACCGCTCCCGGTGATGACGGTACTTACGGAGACCTGTCTGCTGGTTATTGGAGAATAACATGTTCTACGGCGCCGGAAGGATATCTTTGGACACATAACGAATACAATCTTGAGCTTGCAACTTCCGCAGTACTTGGTGAACAACAGGAGTTGAGGATAAGGAGACTGCTTAAGAGCGGTACCACCTATTACATACGGTTATGGGTGGGGGATGATACTCCGAATTGGTCATATGGGTCAAATATTTCTACCGCGCTGGCATTATCCGGTGAAGCGCCGATGGGGTTTGATACTTTGCAGGCATTGCCTGGGATTGATCAAAATCAGGTGAACCTGTCCTGGGTATTTACGGGTGATGATTATTATTCAAATGACCTTGAGTTTGGATGGTATGAATTTAAATACAGTAAGTCATCAACTGCTGCATGGTACGATGCTGAATACACAATGCTTATCACTACTTCATGCGTTTCAGGTTCATCGCAAAAAAAGGTTATCACCGGGCTTGAACCAAAATCTACGTACTACTTTTGGATACGAGTTGCAGATGAAGGATATAATTGGTCAGGTATATCAAACCGCGCAAGTTCGTGGGCACAATTTGATGATATTCCGCCTTCGCCTGTAGGAAGCCTTGTGGTTACAGGGTTAGCTGCGGGTAGTAAAATTCTGCTTTCATGGACGCCTCCGGGAGATTTGGATTATCAGGGAGTACTCATTCAGCGGCGTGCAGGATATTCTCCTTCAGCGCCTATACATAATGAAGTACGGTACTCTACCGGAGTATATCAGGAAAGTTTTATTATTTATATAGGCACAGAAACTAGTTTTGTGGATACTGATGTTATTGATTACACGACATATTATTACCGTGTCTACAGCTATGACGAGGTGCCGAATTATGGTATGACAATTGGATCTTCATATTCCTATGACACAATTGCTCCCGAACGTGTAATGGGATTTGGTATGATTCAAAATCCGCAAGGGAACGAACTTATGCTTTCATGGAGCAAAAACGCGGCAGATGATGTTGTAGCCTATAAAATATTTAGGTCAACTGATAATGATATTTTTGATCTTTATACAACAGTATCAGCTACAGTGACAGTGTATAGCGATCAGAGGTTAATTGACGGTAGGATGTATCACTATTATATAACTGCAATAGATGAGGCGGGGAATGAGAGTATGCAGAGTATGATACAGGGAGCTGCGCCGCAGGATACTGCTGCTCCAGAAAAGGTTTCAAATGTAATAATAGAAAGATTAGCGTTGGGTTATGCTTTTAAGATTTCATGGAGTTCATCAACTGCCGCTGATTTTGTGGAGTATACGTTATGGAGGAGTACGGATATTGTTGATACAGGACTGTTCAGGCCGGTTCTCTCAACACCGTATACGGTTTATACTGATAGCGGGTTAACTAACGGCGTGACATACTACTACATCATTCGCGCAAGAGATGAGGTTCCAAACGATAGTATGCCCTCGGATATTATTTATGACCATCCTGAGAAAGTAGTTCCGCCGGGTGATGTGTCTAACTTTACTGTTGTTAAATCATCAGCAGGGAATACACTTGTGCTCACTTGGATTAATCCAGGGGATATTGATTTTTTGAAGACGTCAATTGTATGCAGTACTCAAGGATATATAACAAACCTTTTCAGTGGAGGTATAATTTACGACGGTAAACGCACGGATTTTGTGCATACGAACCTTGAGGATAATGTTACGTACTACTACACTGCTATAAGTTATAATACAAGTTTTGTTTATACTGATGGAGTGTCAACCGCTGCGTATCCCCGTGATATCATGCCTCCGGAAACAGTGTCAGGGCTTAAAGTTACGGTTATACCTACCGGCCGTGAGTTAAGATTAGAGTGGTCTTCGTCAACAGCAAGGGATTTTCAGGAGTACAAACTTTATCGTTCCAGTAATAATTTGGAATTTGGTGTTGTAGCGGTGTCTACTATAAATCATTTTATCGATCTTTCGGTTTTTAATAGAGTGACCTATTATTATTACATTACTGCAGTTGATGAAGTTCCGAATGAAAGTATGAGGACTGATACAGTGTACGCAGTTGCATACGATACAGTTCCTCCTCAGGGGGTTGATTGGTTGTCATGCACACCGATGGTTGTGGAACGCTCTCTGAAAGTAGAATGGCAGCGCGGGGTGGATGATATGGAAGGATATTGGTTGTGTTATAATAAGACAAGGGTACCGCGTAATCCATCTGACGGTATGTTGTTATACATAGGGACAGGGACCGCTTATTTTATGTTTGACCCGGGAGAAGAAGCGCGGTATTACTTCAACGTTTTTGTTTTTGATGATTCAGGTAATTATTCAGTTGGTGTGTCTACGTCATATTATCTCGCAAATATCTTCGCTCCCCCAAAAGTACAAGGGCCGGTCTTAACTATAAATCAAAATGATGGAAGTCTTGTTTGGCAGCATAATACGGCATGGGATATGTCATATTTTCGTGTGTACCGTTCAACAGATGCGGCTGACGGGTATGTTATGATAGGAGTTGTGATAGATAAGGTTGAGTTCTATGATGAAAATATAGCTGAAGAGGTTACACAGTATTACAAAATATCGGCGGTAGATACCGCAGGGAATGAGAGCGTATTTTCTGATATTGTATACGGTTCACCGTCATTAGAACCTTTGCCTCCACTGGGGTTGAGGGTAACATCCAATGATGGGAGGTTTATCATTGCATGGGAGAATGTTACACATAACATAGACGGGTCGGTAATATCGGATCTAGGAAGGTACAAGATTTACAGAAGTAATTCTTTGAAAGGCCATTATACCGAAATTGCGGCAGTATCTTCCGGGACACTGGTGTTTAATACAGCAGATAGTTATCAGCCGGGCCAGAGTTTATATTACTATATCACAGCATGGGATATCTGGGGTAATCCCAGTGAAAAGTCACTGGTGATTGAAGTAACTTTTGAGATAAACCTTCTTGCAGTCAGCGATGATAACGTAGCAGTACTGCGATTGCCGAAGACTATGGCTGAAAAGTTGTACAAAGAAAATAATGCGTATCAGCAGGATATGGGGATAAGAGTATCGAAAAGGTTGATGGATGAAGTCGGATTGGTTTTGTATTCCTACGATTTTATTATTTTTAAACAAGACGGCGGGAAACTTGAGAACTATATATTTAATGAAAAAACTTCTCCGGCAAGAATAGATTTTTCGTATACCAACAACCTGCGCCGGGTAATAACAATTGCGTCAAGCCTGGGGAATAGTAACAGTGATGTCGAAAACTGGTTGTCAATCTTTTATAACAATGGTGTTGAGTATGTCAAACTGGGGAGTAAACTGGATCGTGTATTGCAGCTGGTATCCTGGCAGACTGACCGTCTTGGGACGTACCAGTTAAAGTATGCGGAACGCGGGAGTGATTTTGCAATAGCGTCAGTTGAGCCAAGAAAAGTGTTTACACCAAACGGTGATGGCTGGAATGATGAGTTCCGTATTAACGTTAATAATCCGCGGCAGGTGATAATCACAGGGAAAGTTTATGATCTAAACAGCAGGTTCATCGCAACTTTTAACAATATCGGGGATACGCTTGTGTGGGACGGGCGGGATTCTGAGAACAAACCTATGATACCCGGGATTTATATTTATCAGGTACAAGGGGAAGATAAGAATTTTAATGGGAGTATGGTAATTGCGAGATGA
- a CDS encoding ATP-binding protein, which produces MVDDKDSINARQVERSEKLISELREERKRLEMRFMLDIQEKDRENAKLKGELASIRIRMLEMEHQLKYLETRKLRTQEEVEQELKKLEEEVIKRERRWWESKLSEMERLVEQRVESKVVEKEKDALRFEVQKNELEKIVNELNSQTQAMEAKNVAIKDGFAKLIYKRNVETVTLLRDYMKGIEHRLRNFLGVILTIGQSEVKSVREKKHSEPWKTVVRQSETIAGLFSNLDNILPKTIPAFRECNLSKIVEDIVRDMEDSVKDTGIRVFKLYNADDLPLICAIPEMIRKLVENIVLNAREAIVDNTGELTVMMMYVKQEDVIVIKVIDSGAGMRDVENMFHPFFSTKQNRLGLGLFIAKWVVDLHNGEIKVELNKEKGTTVSVSLPVKGVKIG; this is translated from the coding sequence ATGGTTGATGATAAGGATTCTATAAACGCAAGGCAGGTTGAAAGATCTGAAAAACTTATTTCCGAATTACGGGAAGAACGTAAACGGCTGGAGATGCGTTTTATGCTCGATATACAGGAGAAAGATAGAGAAAACGCAAAACTTAAGGGTGAACTTGCTTCTATCCGAATTCGTATGCTGGAAATGGAACACCAGTTAAAATATCTTGAAACACGGAAGTTGAGAACACAGGAGGAAGTAGAGCAGGAATTAAAAAAACTGGAAGAAGAAGTTATCAAACGTGAACGCCGGTGGTGGGAGTCTAAACTTTCTGAGATGGAACGTTTGGTAGAACAGAGGGTGGAATCAAAGGTGGTAGAGAAGGAGAAGGATGCGTTACGTTTTGAGGTACAGAAAAATGAACTTGAAAAGATTGTTAATGAATTGAATTCTCAGACACAGGCAATGGAAGCAAAAAATGTTGCAATTAAGGATGGTTTTGCGAAGCTTATCTATAAACGAAACGTTGAGACTGTAACACTGCTCCGCGACTATATGAAAGGGATAGAGCATAGGTTGCGCAATTTCCTGGGGGTTATACTTACTATTGGCCAGAGCGAGGTAAAAAGTGTACGTGAGAAGAAACATTCAGAACCATGGAAAACTGTTGTCCGGCAATCTGAAACTATCGCGGGTTTATTTTCTAACCTTGATAACATTCTGCCGAAAACAATCCCTGCATTCCGGGAGTGTAACCTCTCAAAAATAGTTGAGGATATAGTTAGGGATATGGAAGATAGTGTTAAGGATACCGGTATACGGGTATTCAAGCTCTACAACGCTGATGATTTGCCTCTTATCTGTGCAATACCTGAAATGATACGTAAACTTGTAGAAAATATTGTACTCAACGCTCGGGAGGCGATAGTTGATAATACCGGCGAACTTACGGTAATGATGATGTATGTTAAACAAGAGGATGTTATTGTAATAAAAGTGATAGATTCCGGTGCGGGTATGCGTGATGTTGAGAATATGTTTCACCCGTTTTTTTCTACAAAACAAAACAGGTTGGGGTTAGGTTTATTCATTGCAAAATGGGTGGTTGATCTTCATAATGGAGAGATTAAAGTTGAACTGAACAAAGAAAAAGGTACTACGGTAAGTGTTAGCCTGCCGGTTAAAGGGGTTAAGATTGGCTAA